The Acutalibacter muris genomic sequence GGACAAAGGATATAACAGCGATCAGTTTATACGTTGGCTGGAGGAACGGGGCGAGATTGTGGTGATCCCCAGCTAAAGCATCGCTAAACCTCCCAGAAAAGCTTAAGGGCACACATATTAAAGAACGTCATCTGGTGGCAAATCTGCTCCTCAAGCTCAAAAATAACCGCCGCTTTGCTACCAGATACGAGAAGAAGGCTCTTTATTTCCAGGCCGTTGTTTGTCTTTCTTGTATCCCGTTTGGCTACTTTGATGGTTTAAAAACACTCTCTAGGACTGTACCGTAATTTAACACATAGTTGTCATAGTACCCTTCACTTTCATGTGAAGGGTACTGACCTCTAGGATTTTAATTTTATATTGTTATCCAGTAGCGCCGTAGGCCGTCGATTAAGTTTTCTAATTCGCCGCCGCAATCCTCAATAGTGTGTGCGGAACCTGGATTATTGTCGTCACAGCAGACCAGAACCTTACTTACATTCCTCTCCTTAGCTTTCTCAATACCCAGCCCCAGCATGTATGGCGCAAAGCCGTTCCCACGCTGGCTAGGGCGGATGCCGTAGCCGATGTTTCCGCCGCCGTTCAGGAGACGCTCGGTGAGATAGTGACGCAGGTCCAGTGCGCCTGTGGGGCCGGTATGCTGGCTGTTGAGTATGTACAGCGTTGATTTAGCATATGTGGGCTTCGGCACAACAAAACGCCAAGCTATACTGCGCTCCAGCCATCGCTCAAAGCTCATATCCTTTGGGTCCAGACCGAAGGGGGTAACGTCTTTGTCAACTTCGATGAACTCACGCTGCATATTCTCAAGCTCTATACGGTCGGTATTCTCTGGCAGCTCCAGTGAAAACCCAGCTTCCTTTGCACGCATCGCCCAGTATTCCCAGGCGCGCATGGAGTAGCAGCACAGGTCGCGTTCCTCGCCGTTATAGATTACGCTGCCGGAACGCAGAGTGCCCTCGTACGTGAAGCCGGACTTCTCTATCACCCTGCGGGAACGCTGGTTTATGGTGTAGTGGTTGACGGTCAGCAGTCTCAGCTTCAGCGCTCGGAAGGCATAGTCTATAGCGGCGCGGACCGCCTCGGTCATGAGCCCCTGGCCCCAATAGTCCTTGCCAAGTACATATCCAAGGTTCCGACAACCCTTAACGTCTGGACGGCTGCCGTCAGGCTCAATGCCTATAGAACCGATTACCCTGCCGTTTTCTTTATTCTCAACAGCCAGCTTGATGTCATTTTCGTCAGTATTGTTTACCCACCTACTGAGTCTTTTCCGGGAATCCTCTATGCTCCCATGGGGCTCCCAGCCCGCCCAAGGGCCAACGTCTGGATCCTTGGCGTAATTGTAGAAATCCTGCAAATCCTCCATATGCCAGGTGCGTAATCGTATTCGGTCTGTTTCCAGCGCAATATTCATGGTTCTAGTCTCCTTCTTCGTTATTTTTATCTTGATAGGCATACCCAAAGTGTATGGGCGGAGCAGTAACTGACAGGTACACAAATTTCTCCTGTACGTCATTTTGCAGCCCATGGATATCCCCATCTCCGAAGCGGACCACATCTCCGGCGTTGAACTGCATCTCTGTGCCGCTTTCAAACAGCAGCTTGCCCGAGCCTTGTAGGGCGTACCATATCTGCTCCGAGCAATCATGGACGTGCCGGGGCTGACAGGCGCCTGGCTCCAAATGCACCTCTGTGATGGTGACCCGGGTGCTGGAGGAGTTATCTGGGTTCAGCAGCTGACGGGAAATCACACCGGGGTTGCTAAGTGAGGGCACAGCGCTTTTATGAATAAACTCCATTTTGCTTACCTTTCCTTCACTTTCAGTGCCATTGCCACCCAGCCTCGCTCCGTTTTCCGCTGTAGGACGGTGAACCTGCCCGCCAGCGCATCCAGTACATCCTGCTCCCTGGTGTCGATAATGCCGCTGATGATGTACACTCCATTGGGTGCAAGAAACTCCGGCACAGAGCAGCTCAGCTCGATTACGATATCGGCCACAATGTTCGCGGCTACCATCTGGTACTTCCCGGAGACCCTATCCGCGAGATTGCCGCAGATACCGATGAACTTTCCTTCAACGCCGTTGAGCCGGGCATTTTCGGCTGCGGTCTTTACCGCCAGAGGGTCTATATCCACACCAACAGCGGAGCCCGCGCCCAGCAGCAACGCGGCCACGGACAGTATGCCGCTGCCGCATCCCACGTCAAGGAAATCTGTTCCGGGGGTCAGGTACTCTTCGATAAGCTCCATACAGAGCCGTGTGGTTTCGTGGGTGCCAGTACCGAAGGCCAAGCCGGGCTCCAGGTTCAGCACGGCGCGGCCCATGTTGTCAAAGTCCTCCTCCCAGATGGGGCGTATAAGCAGCTTTTTGCCCACGGGTATAGGCTTAAAATATTTCTTCCAGTTGTTTAGCCAGTCGTCCATGGCGCAGTCCACCCGGTCGATGCTGTACTCGATACCGCAGGAGCTCAACCGCTCCTCAAGAAAAGAGATCGCTTCGGTGGGGTTGTCCTCGGGGCTAATATATATATGTATGATGGCCTTGGTGCGGTCCTTGGCAAGCAGCTCCTCGTCTATCAGGTCAATATGGGCTATTTCCAGGGCTTTTTCTTCTAAATCGGAGTAGTCCTCAATATAGATACCATGAGGCACCGTCATATTGGCAATGTCCCCGGCAAGGTCAGCCTTTGACGAGGGCACGCATATTTTTATCTCGGTCCAGTTTTCACTCATATGCTCAACTCTTTCCTGGTATATTTCCACCATTATCTTGATAGCCATTTTAAACCCCGCAGGTTTTTTTGTCAATATTTCTACGGAAATCTTTACCATTTTAACTGCTTTAGAAGGAGTGGCCCCATGACTAAGAAAAAATTTTTTCTCCAGGGAGCTTTGCTTACCCTAGTATCCCTATTCCTGCGCATCACCAATATGGGGTACCGCTCCTATCTGTCCCAGCAGATAGGAGCAAAGGGCATGGGGCTTTATCAGCTTATATTCTCCATATTCATGCTCACGGTGACCCTTTCCACCTCCGGCATAAGCCTGGCTGTGACAAGGATGGTAACCGCTGCGCTGGCAAAGGGCAGGGGAGAGACGGTGCGCTCCGTTGTGGCAAAGTGCTTTGGGTTCTGCCTGACCATCAGTGTCTGTATAGCGGTGGGCCTATTTTTAACCGCGGACTTTGCGGCGGGGATTTTTCTCGGGGATCCTACGGCCGCGCCTTGCCTGAGAATATTAGGGTTTGGGCTTCCATTTATGTCCATGTGCACCTGTATGAAGGGCTATTTTCTGGCCGTTGACGAATCGCTCTCAACCGCGGTTTCCGACGCTTTGGAGCAGATACTTACCATCGGCGCGACAGTGTTTTTCTTTTGGGAATTTGCCCCGCAGAGTATAGAGTCCGCGTGTCTGGCCGCTATGGCGGCATCGACCCTGGGCGAGGCGGTCTCCTTTGCAGTAAGCTGGTGCGCGTATAGGAGAAGTATCCGCAGACACACGCCCAAAAGAGGGGAAAAGAGCAGCGGCGTGCTTCGCAGTCTGGGGCATATTGCGCTGCCCTGTACACTCAGCTCCGCCGCAAGAAGCCTGCTGAATACTGGGGAGAACCTGCTGATACCACGGGAACTGCAAAAGTATGGCCTTGGCTACTCAGCCTCCTTGTCCCAGTATGGGCTTTTACAGGGTATGGCAATGCCAATGCTATACTTTCCGTCTTCATTTTTGACATCCTTTGCCTCACTGTTGATACCGAAGATTGCGAAGGAACGGGAGTTGAGCCATAAAAACGCGGTTGCATATATATCGGGGCGGGCCGTGCAGGCAGCTCTGGCCTTTGGAATGTTCTTTGCGGCGCTTTTTATGGCTTTCGGAGACAGCTGGGGCCAGGCGTTTTACAAAAGCGATAGTGCTGGCCAGTACCTTCGGATACTAGCTCCACTGGTTCCCTTGACATATTTGGATGTAGTGGTTGACAATCTCCTAAAAGGTCTGGACGAACAATTCAATTCCATGAAATATAACTTTACAGATTCACTGATACGCGTTATACTGGTATTATGTTTTTTGCGCTTTTTCGGAATGGAGAGTTATGTATGTATACTATTTTTCAGCACGATTTTTAACGCATCCTTGAGCCTGCACCGGTTAATGAAGGTAAGCCATCTGCACATTTCCGTAGTTCAGCATATTCTGCTTCCAATGTTCTGTGCGGTTCTGGCAGTAGGTTTGAGCAGATTGCTATTAGTAAATTTAGTTATATCCAACAGATTCTTGCAGGTCTTTATTCAAACAGTCACGGCCGGAGCCCTATTTGCCGTGAGCTATTTGGGGATAGGACAATGGGTAATGCAGGTTAAAACATCAGCGCTGCAAACAGAGAAATAAGTATCACGCCGTAGGCAGGGGAAAGGGCATTCTCCTTCCTACGGCAAATTTTTTGAAAATTCTGGTAATTCATAAACAATTTACAAATTACTGTCTTGACTTTTTCTGACCATCGTGGTACATTATAGATACAGTTTAGCACTCGATAATAATGAGTGCTAAATGCGGCAGGAGAACTAAGCGAGGCCCAACAGAAGGGAGGGCTGTCAAGTGGAACTTACCCT encodes the following:
- a CDS encoding GNAT family N-acetyltransferase — protein: MNIALETDRIRLRTWHMEDLQDFYNYAKDPDVGPWAGWEPHGSIEDSRKRLSRWVNNTDENDIKLAVENKENGRVIGSIGIEPDGSRPDVKGCRNLGYVLGKDYWGQGLMTEAVRAAIDYAFRALKLRLLTVNHYTINQRSRRVIEKSGFTYEGTLRSGSVIYNGEERDLCCYSMRAWEYWAMRAKEAGFSLELPENTDRIELENMQREFIEVDKDVTPFGLDPKDMSFERWLERSIAWRFVVPKPTYAKSTLYILNSQHTGPTGALDLRHYLTERLLNGGGNIGYGIRPSQRGNGFAPYMLGLGIEKAKERNVSKVLVCCDDNNPGSAHTIEDCGGELENLIDGLRRYWITI
- a CDS encoding cupin domain-containing protein, which encodes MEFIHKSAVPSLSNPGVISRQLLNPDNSSSTRVTITEVHLEPGACQPRHVHDCSEQIWYALQGSGKLLFESGTEMQFNAGDVVRFGDGDIHGLQNDVQEKFVYLSVTAPPIHFGYAYQDKNNEEGD
- the prmA gene encoding 50S ribosomal protein L11 methyltransferase, with product MSENWTEIKICVPSSKADLAGDIANMTVPHGIYIEDYSDLEEKALEIAHIDLIDEELLAKDRTKAIIHIYISPEDNPTEAISFLEERLSSCGIEYSIDRVDCAMDDWLNNWKKYFKPIPVGKKLLIRPIWEEDFDNMGRAVLNLEPGLAFGTGTHETTRLCMELIEEYLTPGTDFLDVGCGSGILSVAALLLGAGSAVGVDIDPLAVKTAAENARLNGVEGKFIGICGNLADRVSGKYQMVAANIVADIVIELSCSVPEFLAPNGVYIISGIIDTREQDVLDALAGRFTVLQRKTERGWVAMALKVKER
- a CDS encoding oligosaccharide flippase family protein, which encodes MTKKKFFLQGALLTLVSLFLRITNMGYRSYLSQQIGAKGMGLYQLIFSIFMLTVTLSTSGISLAVTRMVTAALAKGRGETVRSVVAKCFGFCLTISVCIAVGLFLTADFAAGIFLGDPTAAPCLRILGFGLPFMSMCTCMKGYFLAVDESLSTAVSDALEQILTIGATVFFFWEFAPQSIESACLAAMAASTLGEAVSFAVSWCAYRRSIRRHTPKRGEKSSGVLRSLGHIALPCTLSSAARSLLNTGENLLIPRELQKYGLGYSASLSQYGLLQGMAMPMLYFPSSFLTSFASLLIPKIAKERELSHKNAVAYISGRAVQAALAFGMFFAALFMAFGDSWGQAFYKSDSAGQYLRILAPLVPLTYLDVVVDNLLKGLDEQFNSMKYNFTDSLIRVILVLCFLRFFGMESYVCILFFSTIFNASLSLHRLMKVSHLHISVVQHILLPMFCAVLAVGLSRLLLVNLVISNRFLQVFIQTVTAGALFAVSYLGIGQWVMQVKTSALQTEK